The Nocardioides ginsengisegetis region TCCGTCGGCTCTATTCCGTCCCGCTGGGGCTGCTGCGCCGCTAGCATTTTCGGGTGCTCCCCAACCCCCCTTCGGGTGCGCTGTCCCGGGTCCTGCGTCGCATCGGCGTGGCGGTTCTGGGCGTTGCGCTGCCGCTGACCCTCACCCCGCCGGACCACACCTCGGCCGCGGCGGGGCCGATCATCCCCCTCCCCGGCAACCCACTCGCCGCCCACCCGTGGGGCGTCTACCTCGGCCCGCAGGACATGGCCTGGGAGCCGTGGACGAAGGCGACCGGGCGCAAGAAGGAGCTGCTCGACAAGATCGTGCTGCAGCCCAAGGCGCAGTGGTACGGCAAGTGGGTCCCCGACCGGGACATCGCCGACCGCATCCACAAGCTCGTCGCCAGCGCCACAGGCGGCGACCCGGACGTGATGGTGCAGATGGCGATCTTCCGGATGGTCCCGTGGGAGGGCAACGACCGGGTCTGCAACCGGCTGCCCACCACCGCGGAGGTCGCGAGCTACAAGAAGTGGGTGCGCAACGCGGCGGCCGCCATCGGATCGACGTACGTCGCGATGATCCTTCAGCCCGACGGTCCCTTCGCGCTCTGCGCCAAGAACGGCTCGAAGCTGCCGTCGCGCATGATCCGCTACGCCGCGAAGACCTTCAGCGCCAACCCGAACACCACGATCTACATCGACGCCGGCGCCGCCGACTGGAACCGCAGCAACCCCAAGACCGCCCTGAAGATCCTGATGCCCGCGGGGATCAGCATGGTCCGCGGCTTCGCCTTCAACTCCACCCACTACGACTCGGTCGCCGAGGAGGTGGAGTACGGCGCCGCCGTGGCGCAGGCCCTCGCGGAGAAGGGCATCCTCGACAAGCACTTCGTCGTCAACACCTCCTCCAACGGCCAGCCCTTCCGCGGCTACACCTACAAGGGCCCCGACTTCGACAACGCCTACGCCTGCCAGGACAAGACCCAGCACCACTGCGTCACCCTCGGCATCCCGCCGACGACCGACGTCGCCAACCCGGCCTGGGGCCTGACCCTCGGGCAACGCCTCAAGGCGGCGGCGTACGCCGACGGCTACCTGTGGTTCGGCCGGCCCTGGCTCTTCGAGCAGGCGAGCCCGTTCGTGATGAAGCGGGCGCTGACGCTGGCGCGGACGACTCCTTGGCAGTAGGCCGCTGACGCGGCTTGGTTGCTTGTCGCCCGCTTCGCGGGCGGATTTCCGCTGCGCGGGGCTGCCTTCCCGGGAGGTCGGGCTTCGGGGTGTGGCCGACGGGGCGCTCCCACGGTCCCCTCGCGAGTCCCTGGGGTCGCCGTGTCGCCGCTACAGGCGGTTTCCTTCCGTGTTCGCCGTCGGCGGCGCCACGCCGACCTTTTACGGGACCTCGCGAGGGGCCCGCGTGCTCGCCCCGCCGTCCCCGGGCCGTCCCCGGGCTCTCGGGCGGGCGGGGAACAAGGTCCGGTCGACCACCGTGGCTGCGCTGCCGCAAGACAGGGGACATTCCGCGTCAGCGCGGAACGGGTCAGGTGGCGACCCTTGACCCCCGCCCGCCCGGGAGCCGGGCGGCGAGCCGTGGGGACGGGCGGGCGCGCACGCGGCGACGATGCGAGGTCCCGTCAAAGGGAGGCGCGGCGCCGCCCAGCGGCGGCCCGGCAGGAAACCACGCCGTGGCGAGCGACGCGGCGAGCATAGGGACTCGCGTCGTCGACGTGGGAGCGAACGCCCGGCCCCACCACCCCGCGCCGAGACTGTCCCGGGAAGGCAGCCCCGCGCAGCGGCAACCCGCGAAGCGGGCGACACCCGTCAGCGAACGGGATGTCCCGCAGAGGCGAGCGCTGACTTCACGTCAGCGATCCGGAGCGTGCCGAAGTGGAAGACCGTGGCCGCGAGGACCGCGTCGGCTCCGGCGTCGACGGCCGGGGCGAAGTGCTCGGCACGGCCGGCGCCGCCGGAGGCGATGACCGGGATGGTGACTTCGCGGCGGACGGCGCGGATCAGGTCGAGGTCGAAGCCGTCCTGGGTGCCGTCGGCGTCCATCGCGTTGAGCAGGATCTCGCCCGCGCCCAGCTCGGTGGCGCGGACGGCCCAGGCGATGGCGTCGAGGCCGGCGGACTCGCGGCCACCGTGGGTGGTGACCTCGAAGCCGGAGTCGGTGCCCGGCGCCCGGCGGGCATCCACGGACAGCACGAGGACCTGGTTGCCGAACCGGTCGGCGATCTCAGCGACCAGCTCGGGGCGCCGGATCGCCGCGGTGTTGACCGCGACCTTGTCGGCGCCGGCGCGCAGCAGCCGGTCGACGTCCTCGACCGAGGACACGCCCCCGCCGACGGTCAACGGGATGAAGACCTCCTCGGCGGTGCGCGAGACGATCTCCATCGTGGTGGCCCGTCCCTCGTGGGAGGCGGAGATGTCGAGGAAGGTCAGCTCGTCGGCGCCCTCGGCGTCGTAGGTGCGGGCCAGCTCGACCGGGTCACCGGCGTCGCGGAGCTCCTTGAAGTTGATCCCCTTCACCACGCGCCCGGCGTCGACGTCGAGGCACGGGATCACCCGGACGGCCAGGCTCATGCGGTGCCCTTGGTGAGGGCCAGCGCGTCCTCGAGGGTGAAGCGACCCTCGTAGAGCGCCGTGCCGGCGATCGCGCCCTCGACGCCCTCGGGCACCAGCTCCATCAGGGCGCGGATGTCGTCGAGGGTGGTGACGCCGCCCGAGGCGATGACCGGCGCGGAGGTCACCGCGCAGACGTCGCGCAGCAGCTGGAGGTTGGGGCCGGCGAGCATGCCGTCCTTGTTGACGTCGGTGACGACGTAGCGCGCGCAGCCCTCGGCGTCGAGGCGGGCCAACGTCTCGTAGAGGTCGCCGCCCTCCTGGGTCCAGCCGCGGGCGGCGAGGGTGCGACCGCGTACGTCGAGCCCGATGGCGATCCGGTCGCCGTGCTCGGCGATCACCTTGGCGCACCACTCCGGCTGCTCGAGCGCGGCGGTGCCGATGTTGACCCGGCGGCAGCCGGTGGCCAGCGCGGCCGCGAGCGACTCGTCGTCACGGATGCCGCCGCTCATCTCCACCTGGATGTCGAGGGCGCCGACGATCTCGGCCTGCAGCTCGCGGTTGGTGCCGCGGCCGAACGCCGCGTCGAGGTCGACGAGGTGCAGCCACTCGGCGCCGGCGTCCTGCCACCGGCGGGCGGCGGCCACGGGGTCGCCGTACACGCGCTCGGAGCCGGCGACGCCCTGGGCGAGCTGGACGGCCCGGCCCTCGGTGATGTCGACGGCGGGGAGGAGCTGGAGGTAGGACATGGGGCTTCTTCCTAGGTGCGGCGGAACAGCATGGTGTACAGGACGGGGGCGGCCAGGATCGAGACGATCAGCGCACCGACGCGGGCGGACCACTCGGGGACGAAGAGCCAGACCAGGATGTTGAGCAGCAGGAGCAGCGCGATCGTCGCGCCGGTCTGGCGGCGACGCCGCTGGGCGAGGATGCCGGTCTGCCGGGGGCGGCGCCGGGGCAGTCTGGAGGTCAGGACGGCGCGGCGCGCGTCGCGGCGCTCACGCCGCTCGGCCTCGGCGGCCCGGGCGGCGGCGAGCACGGCGGCCTCCCGCTCGCGCTCCTCGCGGCGTCGGGCGCGCTCCTTGCTCACAGGGTCCCCACCCAGTTGTGCAGGAGGGCGGCACCGGCGTCCCCGGACTTCTCCGGGTGGAACTGGGTGGCCGTGAGCGGGCCGTTCTCGACCGCGGCGACGAAGCGGTCGCCACCGTGCTCGGCCCAGGTCACCAGTGGCGCGCGCGTGCGGTCGTTGGTGACAAGGGTCCAGTCGCGGACGCCGTAGGAGTGCACGAAGTAGAACCGCTCGTCCTCGACGCCGGCGAACAGCGTCGACCCCTCGGGGACCTCGACGGTGTTCCAGCCCATGTGGGGCACGACGGGGGCCTGGAGGCGCTCCACGACGCCGGGCCACTCGTCGCAGCCCTCGGTCTCCACGCCGTGCTCGACCCCGCGCTCGAACAGCACCTGCATGCCGACGCAGATGCCGAGCACCGGACGACCGCCGGCGAGGCGGCGGCCGATCAGCCGGTCCCCCTTGATGGCACGCAACCCGGCCATGCACGCGGCGTAGGCGCCCACACCCGGCACGAGCAGGCCGTCGGCGTCCAGGCAGGTCTGGAAGTCCGAGGTCAGCACGGCCGTGGCGCCGGCGCGCTCGACCGCGCGGACGGCCGAGCGGAGGTTGCCCGAGCCGTAGTCCAGGACGGCGACCGTGCTCAGAGCGCGCCCTTGGTCGAGGGGATGCCGGTCTCGCGCGGGTCGAGCGCGACCGCGTCGCGGAACGCCCGGGCGAACGCCTTGAACTGCGTCTCCACGATGTGGTGCGGCTCGCGGCCGGCCAGGACCCGCACGTGCAGGGCGATGTGGGCGTGGAAGGCCAGCGTCTCGAAGACGTGACGGGTCAGCGAGCCGAGATAGTCGCCGCCGAGGACGACGTACTGCTGGCCCTCGGGCTCCCCCGTGTGCACGCAGTAGGGACGACCCGACACGTCGACGACGGCCTGGACGAGCGCCTCGTCGAGCGGCACGGTCGCGTCGCCGAAGCGGCGGATGCCGACCTTGTCGCCGAGCGCCTCGCGCAGCGCCTGGCCGAGCACGATCGCGGTGTCCTCGACGGTGTGGTGCGCGTCGATGTGCAGGTCGCCCTCGGTCTGGACCGTCAGGTCGAGCAGGGCGTGCCGGGCGAAGGCGGTGAGCATGTGGTCGTAGAAGCCGACACCGGTCGAGATGTCGTGGCGGCCGGAGCCGTCCAGGTCGACCTCGACGAGCACCTTCGACTCGCTGGTCTGCCGCTCGAGGCGGGCGGTCCTGCTCATGTGAGTCCCTCTTCCGTGACTGCTGTGAGTGCCTGCTTGAACGCGGTCATCTCCGCGGGGGTGCCGATCGAGACGCGGAGCCAGCCATCGGGTCCGACCTCGCGGATCAGCACACCCCGGTCGACCAGACCCTTCCA contains the following coding sequences:
- the hisF gene encoding imidazole glycerol phosphate synthase subunit HisF: MSLAVRVIPCLDVDAGRVVKGINFKELRDAGDPVELARTYDAEGADELTFLDISASHEGRATTMEIVSRTAEEVFIPLTVGGGVSSVEDVDRLLRAGADKVAVNTAAIRRPELVAEIADRFGNQVLVLSVDARRAPGTDSGFEVTTHGGRESAGLDAIAWAVRATELGAGEILLNAMDADGTQDGFDLDLIRAVRREVTIPVIASGGAGRAEHFAPAVDAGADAVLAATVFHFGTLRIADVKSALASAGHPVR
- the hisH gene encoding imidazole glycerol phosphate synthase subunit HisH; this encodes MSTVAVLDYGSGNLRSAVRAVERAGATAVLTSDFQTCLDADGLLVPGVGAYAACMAGLRAIKGDRLIGRRLAGGRPVLGICVGMQVLFERGVEHGVETEGCDEWPGVVERLQAPVVPHMGWNTVEVPEGSTLFAGVEDERFYFVHSYGVRDWTLVTNDRTRAPLVTWAEHGGDRFVAAVENGPLTATQFHPEKSGDAGAALLHNWVGTL
- the hisB gene encoding imidazoleglycerol-phosphate dehydratase HisB gives rise to the protein MSRTARLERQTSESKVLVEVDLDGSGRHDISTGVGFYDHMLTAFARHALLDLTVQTEGDLHIDAHHTVEDTAIVLGQALREALGDKVGIRRFGDATVPLDEALVQAVVDVSGRPYCVHTGEPEGQQYVVLGGDYLGSLTRHVFETLAFHAHIALHVRVLAGREPHHIVETQFKAFARAFRDAVALDPRETGIPSTKGAL
- a CDS encoding glycoside hydrolase family 6 protein, with the translated sequence MLPNPPSGALSRVLRRIGVAVLGVALPLTLTPPDHTSAAAGPIIPLPGNPLAAHPWGVYLGPQDMAWEPWTKATGRKKELLDKIVLQPKAQWYGKWVPDRDIADRIHKLVASATGGDPDVMVQMAIFRMVPWEGNDRVCNRLPTTAEVASYKKWVRNAAAAIGSTYVAMILQPDGPFALCAKNGSKLPSRMIRYAAKTFSANPNTTIYIDAGAADWNRSNPKTALKILMPAGISMVRGFAFNSTHYDSVAEEVEYGAAVAQALAEKGILDKHFVVNTSSNGQPFRGYTYKGPDFDNAYACQDKTQHHCVTLGIPPTTDVANPAWGLTLGQRLKAAAYADGYLWFGRPWLFEQASPFVMKRALTLARTTPWQ
- the priA gene encoding bifunctional 1-(5-phosphoribosyl)-5-((5-phosphoribosylamino)methylideneamino)imidazole-4-carboxamide isomerase/phosphoribosylanthranilate isomerase PriA — translated: MSYLQLLPAVDITEGRAVQLAQGVAGSERVYGDPVAAARRWQDAGAEWLHLVDLDAAFGRGTNRELQAEIVGALDIQVEMSGGIRDDESLAAALATGCRRVNIGTAALEQPEWCAKVIAEHGDRIAIGLDVRGRTLAARGWTQEGGDLYETLARLDAEGCARYVVTDVNKDGMLAGPNLQLLRDVCAVTSAPVIASGGVTTLDDIRALMELVPEGVEGAIAGTALYEGRFTLEDALALTKGTA